A DNA window from Choristoneura fumiferana chromosome 2, NRCan_CFum_1, whole genome shotgun sequence contains the following coding sequences:
- the LOC141445303 gene encoding LOW QUALITY PROTEIN: dolichyl-phosphate beta-glucosyltransferase-like (The sequence of the model RefSeq protein was modified relative to this genomic sequence to represent the inferred CDS: inserted 2 bases in 1 codon), with translation MDIISVMWFLLFYGILTAFTLLILISIVIYAITNPYPVVEHYKEEESYNDPKSGSRQKFPSIEEPHCLHLSVVVPAYNEEERLPPMLDEALEHLENRIKDIPNYKYEIIVVSDGSKDKTVKVAETYTAKYGSEKVRCLELVKNRGKGGAVRLGVQRSRGALILFADADGATKFEDLTKLEVALKELVKFDASSLPVRASDCHAIVIGSRAHLEKESLATRSIFRNILMYGFHFLVWLLTVRGVRDTQCGFKLLTRSAARAAFRALHVNRWAFDVELLYIAQTLNIPIAEVPVRWTEIEGSKVTPGDILDQMGCDLGLIWLKXTLGAWKIKTDKSE, from the exons ATGGACATAATATCTGTGAtgtggtttttattattttatggtattttaacCGCATTTACGTTACTAATTTTG atTTCAATTGTAATATATGCCATCACTAACCCCTACCCGGTAGTGGAGCACTATAAAGAGGAAGAGAGCTACAATGATCCGAAGTCAGGGTCGCGGCAGAAGTTCCCCAGCATAGAGGAACCACATTGCTTGCATCTGAGTGTGGTGGTACCTGCATACAATGAGGAGGAACGCT TGCCTCCCATGCTTGATGAAGCTCTCGAGCATTTAGAAAACAGAATTAAGGACATTCCTAACTACAAATATGAAATAATTGTTGTGAGTGATGGGAGCAAGGACAAAACTGTTAAAGTGGCCGAGACTTATACTGCCAAGTATGGAAGTGAAAAAGTAAGATGCCTAGAGCTGGTGAAGAATAGAGGGAAAGGAGGAGCTGTACGATTG GGGGTACAGCGTTCTAGGGGAGCATTAATATTGTTTGCTGACGCAGACGGCGCAACCAAGTTTGAAGACTTGACCAAACTGGAAGTGGCCCTGAAGGAACTGGTCAAATTTGACGCCAGCAGCCTGCCGGTGCGGGCCAGCGACTGTCACGCCATCGTGATAGGGTCAAGAGCACACTTGGAGAAAGAATCTCTGGCCACAAGAAGCATTTTTAG GAACATTCTGATGTACGGCTTCCACTTCCTGGTGTGGCTGCTGACGGTGCGCGGCGTGCGCGACACGCAGTGCGGGTTCAAACTGCTCACGcgcagcgccgcgcgcgccgccttcCGCGCGCTCCACGTAAACCGCTG GGCATTTGATGTAGAGCTGCTTTACATCGCGCAGACTTTAAACATTCCAATAGCCGAGGTACCCGTAAGGTGGACTGAAATCGAAGGCTCCAAGGTGACGCCTGGTGATATCCTGGATCAGATGGGCTGCGACTTGGGCCTCATATGGCTAAA AACACTGGGCGCTTGGAAAATCAAAACCGACAAGTCGGAATAA